From a region of the Nothobranchius furzeri strain GRZ-AD chromosome 12, NfurGRZ-RIMD1, whole genome shotgun sequence genome:
- the LOC129157291 gene encoding cyclin-dependent kinase 11B-like isoform X5 — protein MNTDVQQLVLVKEEDPEEQSAGVDQQDPEHLHIKEEQEELWTSLEGEHLCLKEETEAVGSPVTAVSIKSEDDEEKPLVSQLHQQQIEDRDVPTSSSADQMTAETGGGAGTSRKPDLNPHEQTSDSSETEVSGDEDDEEDDDDVNLDSELSDSGSETGDEDDDWNESRSSESDGSWCRYPGSPDAAG, from the exons atgaacacag atgttcaacagctggtgctggttaaagaagaagatcctgaagaacagagtgctggtgtggaccagcaggacccagaacacctccacataaaggaggaacaggaggagctctggaccagtctggagggagagcatctctgtttgaaggaggagactgaagctgtcgggtctcctgttactgctgtttctataaagagtgaggatgatgaagagaaacctctggtctcacagcttcatcagcagcaaatagaagacagagatgttccaaccagcagctcagctgaccagatgaccgcagaaactggtggaggagcaggaactagcaggaaaccagatctgaaccctcatgaacaaacatctgattcttcagagactgaagttagtggagatgaagatgatgaagaggatgatgatgatgtgaatctggactctgagctgtcagactctgggtctgaaactggagatgaagatgatgactggaatgagagcaggtcttctgagtcagatg gatcctggtgtaggtacccagggagtccagatgctgcaggatga